In Rhizobium sp. BG4, the genomic stretch TCGGTGACCGTCGACTGGATTTCATCGATGCCGCTGATCGAGGCGACAGCGTCCTCGACCTCCTTGGTCACCTGCATTTCGAGTTCGGCCGGCGAGGCACCGCTCTGGGTCACGGTGATCGAAACGACGGGAACGTCGATATTCGGGAAGCGGGTGATCGGCAGCTTGTAGAACGCCTGGATGCCCACGAAGAGCAGCAGCGCGAAAGCGAGCAGCGGCGCAATCGGATTTCGGATGGACCATGCAGAGAAGTTCATGGATTAGCCCCGGTCAGTTCGATTGTGCCGATACGGCTTCGGTAACAGCGGTGATCTTGTCGCCGTCGCGAACGAAGGCGCCGGCCTTGGCGACGACAGTGTCGCCTTCCTTCAGGCCGTCGGCGATTTCGACGAAGCCGCCGTCCTGGATGCCTGTGGTGACCTTCACCTGCTTGACGATGCCATCCTCGACCTTTCTTGCGGTCGAGCCATCGCGGCCGGTGGTGACGGCCGACAGCGGCAGGGCGATGTCGCTCTTCTCGGCGACGATGATCTCGGCGCTGGCATACATGCCGGAGCGCGCAGCGCTCTCGTCATCGATCGAGATATGGACGAGGCCGAGGCGGGTTGCCTGATCGACGGTCGGAGAGACGATCCTCACCTTGCCTTCGATCTTCGTGCGGCTGCCCGACAGCGTGACGATGGCGCGCTGGCCGACCGCGATCTTCTGGATATCGGTTTCGGAGAGCTCGGCGACCAGTTCGATGGCGCTGTCCTTGATGACAGTGAACATCGGATCGCCGGTACCGGCGGCGATGGCGCCGATACGGGCATTCTTGGCGGAGATGACGCCGGAAACCGGGGTCTTCACATCCGTGCGCGCCAGTTTCAGATCGGCATCGGCGATCTGGCTGTCGGCGACCTTCAGATCGGCGATGGCAACTTCGATCGCCTGCTCGGCGGAGCTTACGCGGGCGTTGGCGGTGGCGGCGGCGGCATCGGCCTGCTCGACCTGCGCGGTGGAAACGGTGCCCTTCTTGCCCATTTCGGACGAACGGGTCTGCTGCAGACGGGCCTGCTCGGCGGTCGCCTTGGCTTCCAGAAGCTGGGCGCGCAGCTGGGCGAGGCTTGCCTCACCCTTGGCTTTGGTCGCCATCATCTGCGCCTTCTGCAACAGGAGGGCGTCTTCGTTCAGGGTCGCCAGCGTGCTGTTGGCTTCAACCTTGTCGCCGACATCGACGTTCAGCGCGCGGATCGAAAGACCTTCCACCTGCGGCTGAATATAAACTTCTTCGACCGGGCGGATGGTGCCGGTGCCGATCACGCGGTCAACGAGGGCGCGCTTCGTGGCGGTCGTGACGACGATGACAGGGAGGTTCTGCTGTGCCTTTGGCGGCTGGTTTTCCTGCGCAAACGCAACGGGCGCGGCAAGAATGCCGGCGATCAGGAGGGTGGAGGCGCGTAGTATTTCAAGCGTGCGTGCCATGCGTCATCATCCAGTTATGTCAAATGGTCGGCCAAAAACGCGCAGCTATGCTGCAGCTTGCGAAC encodes the following:
- a CDS encoding efflux RND transporter periplasmic adaptor subunit — encoded protein: MARTLEILRASTLLIAGILAAPVAFAQENQPPKAQQNLPVIVVTTATKRALVDRVIGTGTIRPVEEVYIQPQVEGLSIRALNVDVGDKVEANSTLATLNEDALLLQKAQMMATKAKGEASLAQLRAQLLEAKATAEQARLQQTRSSEMGKKGTVSTAQVEQADAAAATANARVSSAEQAIEVAIADLKVADSQIADADLKLARTDVKTPVSGVISAKNARIGAIAAGTGDPMFTVIKDSAIELVAELSETDIQKIAVGQRAIVTLSGSRTKIEGKVRIVSPTVDQATRLGLVHISIDDESAARSGMYASAEIIVAEKSDIALPLSAVTTGRDGSTARKVEDGIVKQVKVTTGIQDGGFVEIADGLKEGDTVVAKAGAFVRDGDKITAVTEAVSAQSN